In Sedimentibacter sp. MB31-C6, one genomic interval encodes:
- a CDS encoding YfcC family protein, with product MSEITKKGKRKFPHVYVVLLTVVIICAILTYIVPAGLYDMVESPDGRMVIDPSSYHNVDSTPVGLFGILQSIPKGMVETASIIFFIFIVGGSFGVVEATGAFEAGIGKITKIMSGKERAIIPIIMIVFSLGGGVFGMAEETLPFIPIMVTLAISLGFDSLTGVGIVLAGAGAGFAGAFMNPFTVGVAQGIAGLPTFSSMGFRIVMYIVMVSVAILFMYRYAGKVKKNPELSSMYEFDKTREDTLDLDNLSELETSDKSVLIAVAVTIGLLVYGVVEFGWYIQEISALFLGMAIVVAILGKLGLNGFGEHLVQGMANMAGGALVVGFARAILVVLTEGSILDTILYVTSNAVSSLPSSLTALGMYIFQCVLNFIVPSGSGQAAVSIPIMAPLADIVGVTRQTAVIAYQLGDGISNIFTPTSGYFMAGLALAKVPWNKWAKWILPMILLEYFVGAVFVFIANLIQLGPF from the coding sequence ATGTCTGAAATTACAAAAAAAGGGAAAAGAAAATTTCCACATGTGTATGTTGTTTTATTAACAGTAGTTATAATTTGCGCAATACTTACATACATTGTGCCAGCAGGTCTTTATGATATGGTAGAGTCGCCTGATGGAAGAATGGTTATTGATCCTAGTTCTTATCACAATGTAGATAGCACGCCAGTAGGATTATTTGGTATACTCCAATCAATACCAAAAGGTATGGTTGAAACAGCTTCAATAATATTTTTCATATTTATAGTAGGTGGTTCTTTTGGAGTAGTTGAAGCTACAGGAGCATTTGAAGCTGGAATTGGTAAGATTACTAAAATTATGTCTGGAAAAGAGAGAGCTATTATCCCGATTATAATGATAGTTTTTTCTCTTGGTGGTGGAGTTTTTGGAATGGCAGAGGAAACATTACCATTTATTCCGATAATGGTTACACTTGCGATTTCTCTAGGTTTTGATTCCCTAACAGGTGTTGGTATAGTATTAGCAGGTGCCGGTGCTGGATTTGCAGGAGCATTTATGAATCCATTTACTGTAGGTGTTGCTCAAGGTATTGCTGGTCTTCCTACATTTTCATCTATGGGATTTAGAATTGTAATGTACATAGTTATGGTTTCTGTTGCTATATTGTTTATGTACAGATATGCTGGTAAAGTTAAGAAAAATCCTGAGCTAAGCAGTATGTACGAATTTGATAAAACTAGAGAAGATACTCTGGATTTAGATAATCTTAGTGAACTTGAAACAAGTGATAAGTCAGTTTTAATTGCTGTTGCAGTGACAATTGGATTATTAGTTTACGGCGTTGTAGAATTTGGGTGGTATATTCAAGAAATTTCTGCCTTGTTTTTAGGAATGGCAATAGTAGTAGCTATTTTAGGTAAGCTTGGACTCAATGGATTTGGGGAACACCTAGTTCAAGGTATGGCTAATATGGCAGGTGGAGCATTAGTTGTTGGTTTCGCAAGAGCTATATTAGTGGTACTGACTGAAGGTAGCATACTAGATACAATATTATACGTTACATCAAATGCGGTTTCGAGCTTGCCTTCGTCACTTACAGCTTTAGGTATGTATATTTTCCAATGTGTGTTAAATTTCATTGTACCTTCAGGAAGTGGTCAAGCGGCTGTTTCTATACCAATTATGGCTCCATTGGCTGATATTGTTGGTGTAACTAGACAAACTGCTGTTATAGCATATCAATTAGGTGATGGAATTTCAAATATATTCACACCAACTTCTGGATATTTTATGGCTGGATTGGCCTTAGCAAAAGTTCCATGGAATAAATGGGCAAAATGGATACTTCCTATGATATTATTAGAGTATTTTGTAGGTGCAGTTTTTGTATTCATTGCAAATCTTATTCAACTTGGTCCATTTTAA
- a CDS encoding N-acyl-D-amino-acid deacylase family protein, protein MLDLKIINCKIIDIENRLIVDGDIGIKNGKITDIGTVFSEAKIEIDAKENYVSPGFIDIHMHEEDLSLTKKVKYDIANTMLNMGVTTSVVGNCGNNRQGINELYEFIKEKGNPVNYLSFIGHNYLRNEVGNTNIYKKSSKNQIEKMKVLVKDAIDFGAVGVSYGLEYCPGIDTDEAVAITKEIQGRNDLLLAAHYRKDSIYALDAIKEMAQIGKEANIPFQISHLSSCSAYGNMTEALELIDNIAATGQDITVDAYPYDAFSTYIGSAVFDEGCFELWNKSYDSIMLTEEPFKGLICDKEIFERARKEYPEMLAVAYVMKKEEIIEALNHPLVMVASDGIYRNHSGHPRGAGTFPRVLGRFIRDQKLMEFYDGIYKMTQMPAERLNLARKGLIKEGYDADITIFDYDRIIDKATFQEPQLKPEGIEYVIVNGKIAIDRGNLVNNTFGVFYKRGEA, encoded by the coding sequence ATGCTAGATTTAAAAATAATAAATTGTAAAATAATAGATATAGAAAATAGACTGATTGTTGATGGCGATATTGGTATAAAAAATGGGAAAATAACTGATATTGGAACTGTCTTTAGTGAAGCTAAAATTGAAATTGATGCAAAGGAGAATTATGTATCTCCGGGTTTTATAGATATTCATATGCATGAAGAAGATCTTTCTTTAACAAAAAAGGTAAAATATGATATAGCAAATACAATGTTAAATATGGGTGTTACTACCAGTGTAGTTGGAAACTGTGGAAATAATAGACAAGGCATTAATGAACTTTATGAATTTATTAAGGAAAAGGGTAACCCAGTTAACTATCTATCCTTTATTGGACATAATTACCTAAGGAATGAAGTAGGGAATACAAATATTTATAAAAAATCTTCTAAAAATCAAATTGAAAAGATGAAAGTATTAGTAAAAGATGCTATAGATTTTGGTGCAGTAGGAGTGTCATATGGTTTAGAATATTGTCCAGGAATAGATACTGATGAAGCAGTTGCTATAACAAAAGAAATTCAAGGAAGAAATGATTTGTTGTTAGCCGCTCATTATAGAAAAGATTCAATTTATGCTTTAGATGCAATTAAAGAAATGGCTCAAATAGGAAAAGAAGCTAATATACCTTTTCAAATATCACATTTATCTAGTTGTAGTGCTTATGGGAATATGACAGAGGCATTAGAACTAATTGATAATATTGCAGCTACTGGTCAGGATATAACGGTAGATGCATATCCATATGATGCTTTTAGTACTTATATTGGTTCAGCTGTTTTTGATGAAGGATGTTTTGAACTTTGGAATAAGAGTTACGATTCTATAATGCTTACAGAAGAACCATTTAAAGGATTGATATGTGATAAGGAAATTTTTGAAAGAGCAAGAAAAGAATACCCTGAAATGTTAGCTGTAGCATATGTTATGAAAAAAGAAGAAATTATAGAAGCTTTGAATCATCCATTAGTGATGGTTGCAAGTGATGGAATTTATAGAAATCATTCAGGTCACCCAAGAGGAGCGGGTACTTTTCCTAGAGTTTTAGGAAGGTTTATAAGAGACCAAAAGTTGATGGAATTTTATGATGGAATATATAAAATGACACAAATGCCTGCCGAAAGGCTAAATTTAGCTAGAAAAGGTCTTATCAAAGAAGGTTACGATGCAGATATAACAATTTTTGATTATGATAGAATAATAGATAAGGCAACCTTCCAAGAACCACAATTAAAGCCTGAAGGCATTGAATATGTTATTGTAAATGGTAAAATTGCAATAGATAGGGGTAATTTAGTAAACAATACTTTTGGAGTTTTTTACAAAAGAGGAGAAGCTTAA
- the murB gene encoding UDP-N-acetylmuramate dehydrogenase, producing the protein MEYKTMTNELYDELASKIKGKVTRDELLKNHSYFKIGGPAEIFAEPENTEELKIVLNLIKKYNLNYLIIGNGTNLLISDDGYKGAIVKIGECFNYIRKNNNKVTVGAGTLLSVLAKFLAKESLAGFEFASGIPGYVGGAVYMNAGAYGGEMKDVISKVKCMDSNGNIYEYSNEDMDFSYRHSKLVDSDLIVLEAELTLELGNKENIMLKIKDFNERRTSKQPLNLPSAGSTFKRPINGYASKLIEDAGLKGMVYRGAMVSDKHSGFIVNYDNASCEDVLELMRIVISTVYDKFGIKLEPEIKIIGTTL; encoded by the coding sequence ATGGAATATAAAACAATGACTAATGAACTGTATGATGAGCTTGCTTCAAAAATTAAAGGGAAAGTTACAAGAGATGAGCTACTAAAAAATCACTCATATTTTAAAATTGGTGGACCTGCTGAAATATTTGCAGAACCAGAAAATACAGAAGAACTGAAAATAGTATTAAACTTAATAAAGAAATATAATTTAAATTACTTAATAATAGGTAACGGTACAAACTTGCTTATTTCAGATGATGGATACAAAGGCGCGATAGTTAAAATAGGTGAATGTTTTAATTATATAAGAAAAAATAATAATAAGGTAACAGTTGGAGCAGGAACACTTTTGTCTGTATTAGCAAAATTTCTTGCTAAAGAAAGTCTTGCTGGATTTGAATTTGCAAGTGGAATTCCTGGTTATGTTGGTGGTGCTGTATATATGAATGCGGGAGCTTATGGCGGGGAAATGAAGGATGTTATAAGTAAGGTGAAATGTATGGACTCAAATGGGAATATATATGAATATTCTAATGAAGACATGGATTTTAGTTATAGACATTCAAAGCTAGTAGATTCAGATTTAATAGTATTAGAAGCAGAACTTACATTAGAATTAGGTAACAAAGAAAATATAATGTTAAAAATAAAAGATTTCAATGAAAGAAGAACATCAAAACAACCTTTGAATTTACCAAGTGCTGGTAGTACGTTTAAGAGACCAATAAATGGATATGCATCAAAGCTTATAGAAGATGCTGGACTTAAAGGTATGGTATATAGAGGAGCAATGGTTTCAGATAAACATAGTGGTTTTATTGTGAATTATGATAATGCAAGTTGTGAAGATGTTTTGGAACTAATGAGAATTGTCATAAGTACAGTATATGATAAATTCGGTATAAAATTAGAGCCAGAAATAAAAATAATAGGAACAACACTTTAA
- a CDS encoding PHP domain-containing protein: MKTKADYHIHSTYSRNNHGKSTIEEIVVRAVDIGLEKIAITDHGPSHYLYGIKRNKIKEAKSEIIKMRKKYPGIKILFGVEANILSFQGDTDINDDIIENCDIILCGYHIGATFSTFNDFKYFTLMNYLGKYNEKVRKKMIEKNTEAIVNALYKYNINILTHPGDKIPLNIDKVAQAAEKTNTLLEINNSHGHLSSEEIKIAAKYNVKFVINSDSHIKDKIGGCENGIKAAKNAGLDLSRIINLV; encoded by the coding sequence ATGAAAACAAAAGCAGATTATCATATACATTCGACATACTCAAGAAACAATCATGGTAAATCAACGATTGAGGAAATAGTTGTAAGGGCAGTAGATATTGGGTTAGAGAAAATCGCAATAACTGATCACGGTCCAAGTCATTACTTATATGGTATTAAAAGAAATAAAATTAAAGAAGCGAAAAGCGAAATAATAAAGATGAGAAAAAAGTACCCTGGAATTAAAATATTATTTGGAGTAGAAGCTAATATTTTAAGTTTTCAAGGTGATACAGATATAAATGATGATATAATCGAAAATTGCGATATTATTTTATGTGGATATCATATAGGCGCTACATTTTCAACGTTTAATGACTTTAAATATTTTACTTTAATGAATTACTTAGGAAAATATAATGAAAAAGTTAGAAAAAAAATGATTGAAAAGAATACTGAGGCAATAGTAAATGCTTTATATAAATATAATATCAATATTTTAACTCACCCAGGAGACAAAATTCCGTTAAATATTGATAAAGTAGCTCAAGCAGCTGAAAAAACCAACACATTGTTGGAGATAAATAATAGTCATGGACACCTAAGTTCTGAAGAAATAAAAATAGCGGCAAAATACAATGTTAAATTTGTAATAAACAGTGATTCGCATATAAAGGATAAGATAGGTGGTTGTGAAAATGGAATAAAGGCAGCAAAAAATGCCGGTCTCGATTTAAGTAGAATTATTAACTTAGTATAA
- the rapZ gene encoding RNase adapter RapZ: MEFVIITGMSGAGKSQAINVLEDINYYCMDNLPPALLPNFAELCKTSSKEVSKVAVVADIRGGIFFKDLFNSLEMLKNNGIKYHILFLDASDEDLVKRYKELRRPHPLSTTGRIIDGIQEEREMLKEVKQKSDYIIDTSSMKLGRLKEEILSIFVKGKISHNMNITIMSFGYKYGLPNDSDLVFDVRFLPNPYYIEKLKYSTGNDTNVQDYVMSFETSEIFIDKLISMLKFLMPLYIKEGKSNLVISIGCTGGKHRSVTISNKVADLLSEENYRVLLTHRDAGK, from the coding sequence ATGGAGTTTGTAATTATAACAGGAATGTCAGGTGCTGGAAAAAGTCAGGCAATTAACGTATTAGAAGATATTAATTATTATTGTATGGATAATTTACCTCCTGCTCTTCTCCCTAACTTTGCTGAATTATGTAAGACTTCTTCAAAAGAAGTTAGCAAAGTAGCAGTTGTTGCAGATATTAGAGGAGGTATCTTTTTCAAAGATCTTTTTAATAGCTTAGAAATGTTAAAAAATAATGGTATAAAATATCATATATTATTTCTTGATGCTTCAGATGAGGATTTAGTGAAAAGATATAAAGAACTGAGACGTCCACATCCTCTTAGTACTACTGGAAGAATCATTGATGGTATACAAGAAGAAAGAGAAATGTTAAAGGAAGTTAAACAAAAATCAGATTATATAATTGATACATCAAGCATGAAATTGGGTAGACTTAAAGAGGAGATTTTAAGTATTTTTGTAAAGGGTAAAATTTCTCATAATATGAATATTACTATTATGTCTTTCGGATATAAATATGGATTGCCAAATGATTCAGATTTGGTATTTGATGTTAGGTTTTTGCCAAATCCATATTATATTGAAAAGTTAAAATATTCTACAGGTAATGATACGAATGTTCAAGATTATGTAATGAGTTTTGAAACTAGTGAGATATTTATAGATAAACTAATTAGTATGTTAAAGTTTTTAATGCCACTTTATATTAAAGAAGGAAAATCAAATTTAGTTATTTCTATAGGTTGTACAGGTGGAAAACATCGTTCAGTAACGATTTCAAATAAGGTAGCTGATTTATTAAGCGAAGAAAACTACAGAGTACTGCTTACTCATAGAGATGCAGGAAAATAG
- a CDS encoding gluconeogenesis factor YvcK family protein: MKIVAFGGGTGLAILLRGLKKYTKNISAIVTVADNGGGSGVLREDLGMLPPGDMRNNIIALSDIEPTMVKLMQHRFKEGFLKGQSFGNLFIAAMYEIFGDYEHALKEIGSIFRLSGKVLPMTLEDTQLKAILTCGNVILGEKDIPEYVSKLNSSIDSVALVPEICKPLSETIKDIENADIIVLGPGSLYTSVIPNLLVNDIPKLLIKSKATVFYICNIMTQPGETDNYNVFDHINAIIKHSSRNLIDYIIANDEVISEEDIKNYKFKGASQVLIDDDQVKMLEEINIKVIRSNFVEIQKNYIRHNAEKIGKILFNYAKEKNH; encoded by the coding sequence ATGAAAATAGTAGCTTTTGGAGGTGGAACAGGACTTGCTATACTTTTAAGGGGGTTAAAAAAGTATACAAAGAATATTTCTGCCATAGTAACTGTTGCGGATAATGGAGGGGGATCCGGTGTTCTTAGAGAAGATTTAGGAATGTTACCTCCTGGAGATATGAGAAATAATATTATTGCATTGTCAGATATAGAACCAACAATGGTTAAATTAATGCAACACAGGTTTAAAGAAGGATTTTTAAAGGGACAAAGTTTTGGTAACCTTTTTATAGCTGCAATGTATGAAATTTTCGGAGATTATGAACATGCATTGAAGGAAATTGGGAGTATTTTTAGACTTTCAGGCAAGGTACTTCCAATGACATTGGAGGATACACAACTTAAAGCTATTCTTACCTGTGGCAATGTTATTTTAGGTGAAAAAGATATTCCAGAGTATGTGAGTAAATTAAACAGCAGTATAGATAGCGTAGCATTAGTGCCGGAAATATGCAAACCTTTAAGCGAAACAATAAAAGATATAGAAAATGCTGATATTATTGTTTTAGGACCTGGTAGTCTTTATACAAGCGTTATACCTAATTTATTAGTTAACGATATACCGAAATTGTTAATAAAATCAAAAGCAACAGTTTTTTATATATGTAATATTATGACTCAACCTGGAGAAACAGACAATTATAATGTTTTTGACCATATAAACGCAATTATAAAGCATAGTAGTAGAAATTTAATTGATTACATTATAGCAAATGATGAAGTTATATCAGAAGAAGATATAAAAAATTATAAATTCAAAGGAGCAAGTCAAGTATTAATAGATGATGACCAAGTAAAGATGCTAGAAGAAATAAATATTAAGGTAATCAGAAGTAATTTTGTAGAAATCCAGAAGAACTATATTAGACATAATGCAGAAAAAATAGGTAAGATTCTATTTAATTATGCTAAAGAAAAAAATCATTAG
- a CDS encoding SpoIIE family protein phosphatase — protein MGLYSGHIKKEQLSIVDGMIDWVRVIDKDNKVYYANKKMKEDLGEDIIGKKCYDVFCRDTKCENCISHKTLMDGSIFRKEEVLNNKTYMVVASPMYNELGEIVGSVEVFRDITNEKKLTKSVNEKNKKMSDDIAFARNMQKRMLPPKGIYNGINVDYLYESSELLSGDFFDVFKIDKDNTGIYICDVVGHGVTASLLTIFVRQSLRTISKGDKSIDFIMKELHKSFLALNLDYDKYFSIFCGKYNKTTGDFEYINAGHNSVPFLLNKEKSLISLESKGYPICNIFDNVDYDNNKINLKTGDKLFFYTDGIPEAKNELGQEFGTEKLIEIIKTENDILNKIKVSLENYSKVQKDDYAILMAEII, from the coding sequence ATGGGATTATATTCAGGACATATTAAAAAGGAACAATTAAGTATTGTAGATGGTATGATTGATTGGGTGAGGGTAATTGACAAGGATAATAAAGTTTACTATGCTAATAAAAAGATGAAAGAAGATTTAGGAGAAGATATAATAGGCAAAAAATGCTATGATGTATTTTGTAGAGATACTAAGTGTGAAAACTGTATTTCTCATAAAACATTAATGGATGGGTCTATTTTTAGAAAGGAAGAAGTTTTAAATAATAAAACTTATATGGTTGTAGCATCTCCTATGTATAATGAATTGGGAGAAATAGTAGGCTCTGTTGAAGTGTTCAGAGATATAACAAATGAAAAGAAGCTTACTAAAAGCGTAAATGAAAAAAATAAAAAAATGAGTGATGATATTGCTTTTGCAAGGAATATGCAAAAGAGAATGCTTCCACCCAAAGGTATATATAATGGCATTAATGTAGATTACCTATATGAATCATCAGAATTATTAAGTGGTGATTTCTTTGATGTTTTTAAAATAGATAAAGATAATACAGGAATATATATATGCGATGTTGTAGGACATGGTGTTACAGCGTCTTTGTTAACAATTTTTGTTAGACAATCTCTTAGAACAATTTCAAAAGGTGATAAATCTATCGATTTTATTATGAAAGAGTTACATAAATCATTTTTGGCTTTAAACTTAGATTATGATAAATATTTTTCTATATTTTGTGGGAAGTATAATAAAACAACTGGAGATTTTGAATATATTAATGCAGGGCACAATTCGGTACCATTTCTACTAAATAAAGAAAAGTCGCTAATTTCACTTGAATCTAAAGGTTATCCGATTTGTAATATATTTGATAATGTTGATTATGATAATAATAAAATAAATTTGAAAACTGGAGATAAATTATTTTTTTATACTGATGGTATACCAGAAGCAAAAAATGAACTTGGACAAGAATTTGGTACAGAAAAATTAATAGAAATAATTAAAACTGAAAATGATATATTAAATAAAATTAAAGTATCTTTAGAAAATTATAGTAAAGTTCAAAAAGATGATTACGCCATATTAATGGCAGAAATAATATAG
- a CDS encoding glucose-6-phosphate isomerase, whose protein sequence is MKDIVLDLKGTFITNAEMKDIEPEIMAAQKMLLKCEGFSSDMTGWIDYVDNINKKEYDEIKLSANYIKKNCEAFILLGIGGSYLGAKAAIEGIRGDFHNELHSPKVYYAGQNLSGTYLKKLIEVIKNKEVCLIVISKSGTTLETAIAFRVFRELMEEKYKDNAKNRIFVVTDKDKGALKELSNCYNYKSFTIPNNIGGRYSVITPVGLLPMAAAGLDIDKFIEGLRDATESYKNNDFKTNICCQYAAVRNILNRKGKEIEILVGYEPANMSIAEWWKQLFGESEGKEGKGIFPASLNYTTDLHSMGQYVQEGKKILFETTIEIESTNEDIVVPFNENDFDKLNYISGKSIKFIQEKAFKGTFMAHKEGDVPGIIIKVPKMNEYYLGKLFYFFMLSCGISGYNNKIDPFTQPGVEAYKKNMFKLLGKK, encoded by the coding sequence ATGAAAGATATTGTTCTTGATTTAAAAGGAACATTTATAACAAACGCTGAAATGAAAGATATTGAGCCAGAAATAATGGCTGCACAAAAAATGCTTTTAAAATGTGAGGGTTTTAGCAGTGATATGACAGGTTGGATAGACTATGTGGATAATATAAATAAAAAAGAATATGATGAAATAAAATTATCTGCAAATTATATAAAGAAAAATTGTGAAGCTTTTATACTCCTTGGAATTGGGGGTTCTTATTTAGGTGCTAAGGCAGCAATTGAAGGAATTAGAGGTGATTTTCATAATGAGCTACATAGCCCTAAAGTATATTATGCTGGACAAAATTTAAGCGGTACTTATTTAAAAAAGTTAATTGAAGTAATTAAAAACAAAGAAGTTTGTTTAATCGTTATATCCAAGTCTGGTACAACACTGGAAACAGCTATTGCATTTAGAGTTTTTAGAGAATTAATGGAAGAAAAGTACAAAGATAATGCAAAAAACCGTATTTTTGTTGTAACAGATAAAGATAAAGGAGCATTAAAGGAACTTTCCAATTGCTATAATTATAAATCCTTCACTATTCCTAATAATATAGGAGGACGGTATTCTGTTATAACTCCAGTTGGATTACTTCCGATGGCAGCAGCAGGACTTGATATAGATAAATTTATTGAAGGTCTTAGGGATGCAACAGAATCATATAAAAACAATGACTTTAAGACCAATATATGTTGTCAATATGCAGCTGTAAGAAATATCTTAAACAGGAAAGGAAAAGAAATTGAAATACTTGTTGGGTATGAACCAGCAAATATGTCTATAGCTGAATGGTGGAAACAACTTTTTGGAGAAAGTGAAGGTAAAGAAGGAAAAGGAATATTTCCCGCATCATTAAATTATACTACAGATTTACATTCGATGGGGCAATATGTACAAGAGGGTAAAAAGATATTATTTGAAACAACTATTGAAATAGAAAGTACTAATGAAGATATTGTAGTGCCTTTTAATGAAAATGATTTTGACAAATTAAATTATATTTCAGGCAAATCAATAAAGTTCATACAAGAAAAAGCTTTCAAAGGTACTTTTATGGCACATAAAGAAGGAGATGTTCCAGGAATTATTATTAAAGTCCCTAAAATGAATGAATATTATTTAGGTAAGCTTTTTTACTTTTTTATGTTGTCTTGTGGAATAAGTGGGTATAATAATAAAATAGATCCATTTACACAACCTGGAGTAGAAGCGTACAAAAAAAATATGTTTAAATTACTAGGGAAAAAATAA
- a CDS encoding CvfB family protein, giving the protein MIKLGEMQELEVVKKVEFGVYLKSPEDEDKIENRVLLPLKQVPENTIIGDKLTVFVYRDSNDRIIATVKKPRIVIGQIGYLRVVEISRIGAFLNWGLEKDLFLPFKEQIGEIRVNGEYMVGLYIDKSNRLCATMNLFKVLRTDSPYKVNDIVRGTVFSLKRGLGAMIAVEGKYLGLIHEGEILKPLRSGDEVEVRISHIKEDGKLDLSLKDAPRLQIDNDAEKILKVVAKNKGTLKLNDNSSPELIRETLGMSKSSFKKGIGRLMKKEIIEITREGIRLIDKKNNQNKQYRKNKEIKISKKSKRS; this is encoded by the coding sequence ATGATAAAATTAGGAGAAATGCAAGAATTAGAAGTCGTAAAAAAGGTTGAATTTGGGGTATACCTTAAAAGTCCAGAAGATGAAGATAAGATAGAAAACAGAGTTTTACTTCCGCTAAAACAAGTACCTGAAAACACTATTATAGGAGATAAGTTAACTGTATTTGTTTATAGAGACTCAAATGATAGAATTATTGCTACTGTTAAAAAACCAAGGATAGTTATTGGACAAATTGGATATTTGAGAGTAGTAGAAATTTCGAGAATTGGTGCCTTTTTAAACTGGGGATTAGAGAAGGATTTATTTCTACCATTTAAAGAACAAATAGGTGAAATCAGAGTGAATGGCGAATACATGGTTGGGCTGTACATTGATAAATCAAATCGTTTATGTGCAACAATGAATTTGTTTAAAGTTCTTAGAACAGATTCGCCATATAAAGTAAATGATATTGTGAGAGGTACTGTTTTTAGTCTAAAAAGAGGCCTTGGTGCAATGATAGCAGTTGAAGGAAAGTACTTAGGTCTTATTCACGAGGGTGAAATTTTAAAGCCTCTTAGATCTGGAGATGAAGTTGAAGTAAGAATTAGTCATATAAAAGAAGATGGAAAGTTAGATTTAAGTTTAAAGGATGCACCTAGACTTCAAATAGATAATGATGCAGAAAAAATTCTTAAAGTTGTAGCTAAGAATAAAGGCACTCTCAAATTAAATGATAACAGCAGTCCAGAGCTTATAAGAGAAACACTTGGTATGAGTAAAAGTTCTTTTAAAAAGGGTATTGGTAGGCTTATGAAGAAGGAAATTATTGAAATCACAAGAGAAGGTATACGCTTAATCGACAAAAAAAACAATCAAAATAAGCAATATAGAAAAAATAAAGAAATTAAAATATCGAAAAAAAGTAAACGAAGTTGA